The window CGAGAATCTCCTGAAGGAGTACTTCGCCAATTACGGCGAGGTTTTGCAGGTGACGGTGATGCGAGAGAAAGCTACAGGTCGTCCTCGAGGATTCGGATTCGTCGCATTCTCCGATCCAGCTGTCATTGATAGGGTTCTTCAGGAGAAGCACCATATCGATAATAGAGATGTAAAGCTCAAAACTTTCTTTGATTAAACTCGAATTCGTACTTGTGTCTGAAATGGGTTTGTTTAGTTTTTGAATCTTGATGTAAAAGTTTcatgctttgatcttgttgtCGTGGGTTTAGCTAAGGTCTCGAATTTGCACTTTCTCTGAATTGAGTTTCTCTAGTTTTTGAGAGTTATTAGTAATTGCCACTCTCCCCTGATTCATTTGGCGTTAAAGTTTCATGCTTTGATCTTGTTTGATGTGGTTTTGTACTTTTTGTGACATCATGTTTTAGGTTGATGTGAAGAGAGCAATGTCTAGAGAAGAGCAGAGTCCTGGTGGGAGACCAGGGGGTTTTAATGCTTCTAGGAGTTTTGATAGCGGCGCTAGCGTTCGTACCAAGAAGATATTTGTCGGAGGTTTGCCTCCCGCTTTAACATCAGACGAGTTTCGGGCCTACTTCGAGACTTACGGCCCTGTTAGCGATGCGGTCATTATGATTGACCAGGCAACACAGCGTCCTAGagggtttggttttgtttcatTTGACTCGGAGGATTCTGTTGACCTTGTTTTGCACAAGACTTTCCACGATATGAATGGTAAACAAGTAGAGGTCAAAAGAGCTCTTCCTAAAGATGCTAATCCTGGAATAGCTGGGGGTGGTCGCGGTGGCTCTGGAGGTTTCCCCGGATATGGTGGTGGTTCTGGTGGAAGTTGCTATGAGGGTGGTCGTGTTGATTCGAGTAGTAGATACATGCCGCCTCAAAACGTTGGAAGTGGTTACCCTCCTTATGGTGCTTCTGGGTATGGTACTGGTTATGGTTATGGCAGCAACGGTGTTGGTTACGGCGGTTTTGGAGGGTACGGGAATCCAGCTGGTGCGCCATACGGGAATCCAGCTGGTGTCCCTGGAGCTGGGTTTGGAAGTGGTCCAAGAAGTTCATGGGGAGGACAAGCTCCAACGGGTTACAGTAATGTGGGATATGGAAATGCTGCTGCTCCGTGGGTTGGTGGTTCGGGTCCCGGTTCAGCAGTGATGAGTCAAGGAGGAGGTGCGTCTGCAGGTTATGGCAGTAGTCAAGGTTATGGCTATGGTGGAAATGATGCGTCTTATGGGGCTCCATCTGGTTATGGTGCAGTTGGTGGACGGCCTGGAAGTATGCCTAACAGCCATGGCGGTGGCTATGCCGATGGTTCAGATGGCTCTGGAGGCTATGGGAATCTGAATCACCAAGGGAATGGGCAAGCTGGTTATGGTGGAGGTTATGGAAATGTTAGGCAAGCTCAGCAACAGTGATTGGAGGAATAAAAAATACTGCAGTGTGGTTTTATTCCTGACCTCTGAAACCTCCACTTCTGGGGCGGTTTGGCGAGGAGGTCTACGCTATCTGTTTTGTTAGTTTTTAATAAGTTGTGTTCAGGCACACTTGATGCTGAGTCGTACTTAGTATTTCCTATGAAGctgtagttttttttgtatgtttgcgtgcttattttatgtttctctatCCTAGTGTTTTGTGTTTAACAGTAACTCCTCCAGATTATCATTATTCATATTTCTTCCCtgcattcattttttttttaaatactccTTTGAAGATTCTTACTTTGCTTTCTCTTCTGTTTTGGTGAACATTTCTGCTTCGTACGCAGCGGTATCTGAGAAAGTGTTTGTTAGAACAAGAGCTGCAATAAAGCACTTGTGTTGTTACAGGAGGAGATACAATAATGTATGTCAAGAAGTTTGCATAGGGGAGATAAGAGAAGGGAAACTTCATAGTCACAAGATCCATGGGAAGTCTACAAATTGGATCAACGTTGTTCCCTTAAGAGCTATGGCCTTCCTCCTATAAGCTGTAAACGATTTAAATAAAAGGAGATCTTTAGGATAACACACCTCTTTCCTTCTTGTGGGCAGACCGAGTAACAAAAAATGGCGCTGATCAATGCAGAAGGTATAGAAAGCAATTATGTAACTAAGTCTCTCAAGACATTGTCAATGGTTTTGCTGGAATCTAGGATCTAAGAACAGCTACAATTAAAGTCTAGTATACAAATTTATGGGTGCAATTTGCAAAATTGGATAACACAACAGTCAACAAACCTTTGTTCTGTACTTTTGGATTTGCCACTAAACTC of the Brassica rapa cultivar Chiifu-401-42 chromosome A03, CAAS_Brap_v3.01, whole genome shotgun sequence genome contains:
- the LOC103857488 gene encoding heterogeneous nuclear ribonucleoprotein 1, translated to MESDQGKLFIGGISWDTDENLLKEYFANYGEVLQVTVMREKATGRPRGFGFVAFSDPAVIDRVLQEKHHIDNRDVDVKRAMSREEQSPGGRPGGFNASRSFDSGASVRTKKIFVGGLPPALTSDEFRAYFETYGPVSDAVIMIDQATQRPRGFGFVSFDSEDSVDLVLHKTFHDMNGKQVEVKRALPKDANPGIAGGGRGGSGGFPGYGGGSGGSCYEGGRVDSSSRYMPPQNVGSGYPPYGASGYGTGYGYGSNGVGYGGFGGYGNPAGAPYGNPAGVPGAGFGSGPRSSWGGQAPTGYSNVGYGNAAAPWVGGSGPGSAVMSQGGGASAGYGSSQGYGYGGNDASYGAPSGYGAVGGRPGSMPNSHGGGYADGSDGSGGYGNLNHQGNGQAGYGGGYGNVRQAQQQ